Below is a window of Ahaetulla prasina isolate Xishuangbanna chromosome 1, ASM2864084v1, whole genome shotgun sequence DNA.
gttgtgaatactccaacactggaagtttttaagaagagattggacaaccatttgtctgaaatggtttaggtttcctgcctgagcagggtgttggactagaagacctctaaggttccttccaattctgttattttattctattctattctaaaaatcagccTAATACTTATATCACCCAGAGGAGGAGCAGGTATATAATACTTGTAGCCAGTTCAGCTCTCACTAACAATTACTTTAAAGAGCAAGAGACTCTGGCTTCTTGTATGGTTCTCTGATTCAAGTAGTCAGTAGTTTTTTTTATCAAGAAAGAATATCAGCAAGGAAAGATCCCTCCAGCTAAATAAAGTCATGAAGCAcaattattaatttatattgcAATTTTAATTGAAGTCTAATTTAATCAAATATTAATTCTATTTCACACTTCGCAGTGTGGTTATCTCATGTTGTTCCTCCATGGTATTTTTTAGTTCTGCGATTGCTCTAGTTTCTTATTTCCTTGGCAGCTGATTGTTGCAGTTGAACATGAAGAAATTCCGAGACTCAAGGCACTTTATGAAAGGGGGACCCAGAATAACGTCCGGGGGCTGAAACTAATCTCTCCCAAAGAAATACAAGCCAAGGAACCCTACTGTCGGGTAAGCTGCTGTCTTGCTGTGCAGTATCTAATCTTTTCTGTGGAAATAACTTGTTAAATGTGGGATGGTAAAGGGGCAAAGTCTGAAATCAATATCTCCATGCAGTTTAACAATAGTAgtacattaaattaaaattgatGTAGAAAATTAAATACAGGATTTTTGATTCCCAGGATCCCGTTTTCTTTTTGTGAAAGAGCTTTCAAGTACACTACTTGCATTTCCCATTTTTTCAATTTCCTacattgttttcctttcttccattgtTTGTCTCTGGAGAAATCTTTTGAGGTCTtttctggcatttttatccattttcaccTGAATAGATGGCACAACTGTTATTTATAAACTTGAAGAGTTTTGGCAGCCCATTGAACAGACCTGGAAAATAATACATATTCTCTGACATCGTATCAAAATCTGCATGTTCTATCCTTAGTTTTTCACATTTTGGAATTTACACATTACCAGAATGCACCTCTTCTTCTTCAAAGTGGATCCTGCATTCTTTGACCTATCAGGGCCTGAGTATCTTCCATCCTGTTCCATGAAGCTGAGGTTAGTAAGGTGGTGCTGACCTACTACTGGCACTTCCTCCTTTGCTTCTCTGGGTCACAAGCTTTTGTTCCTTCTTGTGTTCTTTGGCATTCCTAtcatgtgaatagaatagaatagaatttttattggctaagtgtgattggacacacaaggaatttgtcttggtgcatatgctctcagtgtacataaaagaaaagataccttcatcaagtgcCCCTACTGAGTTGCTTTACCCATCATAGTAAGCAAAATTTTACCTTCCCTCATGTCTGATGATACAGTATATAAACTCTTTATTCCTCTTCTAATGACACAAGCTTCCACTTCCAGCAGGCATGGTTTGAGTTCTCTGTTTGAAGGACAAACCTTCATACCTTACAGATCACCACGAAGCCTTCCTCACTATTCATGTTGCTTGGAGTTTCCCGTGCAAAACTAACATGCTCACTTATTTGGGTTATATGTTTCCAGGCATTGTTTCTCTGGAAGAGCTCTAGCTGAGGCCAAATTCCCACCCCCCCTGCACGGCTGTTCCAGAGTCAGTAGCTCATGGCAGTTTTAATCAAGCCCCCTTTACCTCAGACAGAAAAGCAGGTTTGCTCTTCAAAGTCTCCAACCATCATACCCAGTCAGCTGTTCAGAAACAAGAATccatcctcttttcttctttatctgtATCTTATCCTTGCTAGTTGCTGGCAAAATCCTCCAGTTTGCTTTCTCAGACTGCAAATACCTACTaatcagtggtgatattcagccggttctatccggttcgggcgaaccagtagcggtggctatgggaggctccgcccacccacctggacatcgtcacatcccatttttgacgttctacgcatgtgcagagcgctcacatttgcaaaccggtagggaaagtaagtgaataccacccctgctactAATCAATGCTTGACTTCCAGAAATAAGTTTCAATCCATACATGGTCACTCTTCAGGATTTTACCTCACCAAATCTCTTTACTAATTGTTGGTTCCAAAGGTAGGAATGGTATCAATAATTGCACTGGGAATGTCAGATGGTCCTGTTCTAAAGTTTTCTTGAACAATCCATTTTGGCAAATATTAGTCAAGCATCACTTCCATGTGCTTGAAATTGTCCTCCTGTCATTCCTTGCCGATAAGCAGCACTATCTTGAGTAAGCACGTAGACCTAATAAGCATGTAGGCTGCCTTGCTGAAAGTTCCATTGATTCAAATGGCCCCTTTGTGTCTtctttgttctttcaatattgacCCTGTGAACAGATGTGTTGTCCCTGCGTCCACCTTTTCAGGGGTTGATGGCTCTGGATTCCCCATACACCGGCATTGTGAACTACAGGCAGGTGGCCCTAGCCTATGCTGAAGATTTTCAGACAGCTGGAGGTACTGTATGGACAGAGTTTGAGGTGGATCACATGGATATGGCAAAGGAAAGTGCTGAAGGAAGTAAAGAAGGTAATTTATAGTAAATCATTCGTTTCTGACACCTTTATAGTTGTCTCTTCCCCAGTGTTCTTTGGAATTTTCCTCTCAGGATTCACTGTAATATGCAGACCTTAAACTGAACATGTATTAAGATGGTGTTCCCAAGAGTGTGTCCACCAGCAATTCCCCTTGCAGCCCCAGCCCCTGTCTTAAGGGACCTATTTCATCTCCTAAAATTCTTCAAAAAGCAAAAGTTGGCTTTTTCTATTTTTAGAATACATCTTTGATATGCCATGCAAAATCCAGAATGGCCTTTAGGCAGACACAAATTTAAGCTACAACGAAGTTTATTTCATTTGACCTTAGTGTGTACGAACCAGCCCAATATACCATGTGCAATAAACCaaggtttaaaaaaatcctgGCTTAGCAGAGTCCATGCACACAGACTGAATTTTCTATGCATTTAAAGATCTTGCAGGTTGAAATTGCCTTTAACTCTTAAGTTGCTTCGAATAAGTGTTACGGTTCAGATGACTGTATTATAGGATACCTTTCCAGAACTTTTTCAAAAATTGCTATAAATTTGATAGATACTAAATTTTACTTTAGAACTCATTCATATCCTAAAGACTCATTCATATCCTAAAGGGTTATACCTAGAAAAAAGGACAATTGAACTTTTTTCCTTGTAATTTAATAAAGaataacaaatatattttagaagCCATTACAATTAGTCTGCTACTTGGTTTGAAATCTATACTTTAAATCCTTTTACTAAAATAGAATTTAGCAAGAAAAAGTTGTTTTATGTTTCATCACCCCCAGAattcagaagaaaatattttctgactACTTTTGCCAAAAGATACCTAGTAATATAGATATTATTAGGGTAAACAGGCAGGAAGAGAGATAGAATAAGGGGAGAGCAAAATGCAGTTggcggtgaggtcaatagtagacagtttttggttgaagctttggggattttgggaagagactacagagtcaggtagtgtattccaagtattaacaactctgttactgaagtcatattttatgccatcaagattggagcggttaacattaagtttaaatctattgtgtgctcgtgtattgttgcaattgaagctgaagtagtcttcgacaggaaggacattgtaatggacgattctatgagttaaactcaggtgatgtcgaaggcggcggatttctaaattttctaaacccaggatttcaagtctggtggcataaggtattttgttgtatttagaggagtggagaactcttcttgtaaaatatttctggacacgttcaattgtattgatgtctgaaatgtggtatgggttccaaacaggtgagctgtattcaagaattggtctagcaaatgttttataagctctggttagtagtgtagtgtttctggagaagaagctacgtaagattaggtttacaactcttaaagccttttttgctatgtagttgcagtgggctttggcacttagatcatttgatatgaaaactccaaggtctttaacagggtgggggtcatctgtaaggtaatgtccatcaagcttgtacttagtgtttgggttcttttttccaatatataagactgagcatttgctggttgagatttggagttgccaagttttagaccattcagatacaaagtcaaggtctttttgaagggtagctgtatttcaAAGGTATTGTTGCCAaaatggtgaaatcctccgcgatTTGCCACCCGTTCACTGCCCGTGCATGCATGGTGCACACCAAACTCACGCACATGCGCACTGCACACCAAACACTGAGCATGCACACTGCACAACAAACGCATGCTTCATATGGAAAAAGGCTTAAGAAAGTAAGTAGAACGcgaggggggtgatcagctgtgccttgcgatttagatttgctagaaagcaggatttaaataagcgaatctaaatcgtgtggtacagctgatcatcagaaataccagtttagatcaactggtagcatttttttactaccagttcacccgaaccagtagcttttattactactggttcacctgaattgGTGTGAGCTGGTAGCAtttcaagctggttgccaagcaaacTACATGGATGTGTCCATAAGTCATCTGGATTCAAGTTTGATTCAAAGGAGAGTTGATAATTTATATTCCTATAGTCCCTATTTTTGGATTATTAGGAATTGTGTAGTCAGATCCTTTTTTTCAACCTATTGCATGCTATTTAAAATGACTTAATTTTAAAATGCTGTTCAAAATACACTCAGTGTTTTATGAGAAGGACTGAATGGAACTCAAACTAAACAAAGGCTGAGAAAAGAAACACAAGTTTTTTATGGACATTAAACATGCttaaaaatatatactgtattacaaagaagtcaaggttttttttcccctgtgctaGCATCTTAAGatgctgttgtggcctgtcggcccctccagcagccgaatcagaggaggaggaggcggcatgggagtcagggtcaggatCAGGGCAACCTgaaagctccgagggggaagagggaatggagctggcaaagCGAGAGAGATggggcagagcctgggccatctgtcagccctcagatggagagtcaacagcccccaggtctggaggtggttgatgaagaagaagaggaacagctgggtccagtgcctgccTGACGTGTGGCCAGAAGGCAGAGAAAGGGAGAGCAGTGGAAAGCCGTGGGCCGATCCTggagaaggaagagccaccactgctaacgAGACCCCAccatagctctggggataaaaggcagggggcaaagataaataggtgtggcagacaactattcatcttctggccaGCCAGACTTGTTAGTCTGCAAGAGAaattttttgccggggctgctgacaTTCCTAATAATGGAATTATTTTGAATTCACGTCAGAGGGTTTATCATGTTtgaggagctgggtcagaacagatgcTTCtgcaataagaaaaagaaaatggctttcagatagaaggtccatacagagagtggtaagaacAGCTGAGAAGATCAtcgcttcccattattcaggatactgcttgtaAGTACTGTGTGCTTAGAGctcgaagcattgttagagaccccacatgcCCAGTTCATGGTCTGTTTCTATTGTTCCCCCTTTGGGGagtatttttaaagtatttttagcaggactatcagattcTGGAACGGCTTTATTCCCTATGCCATCATccttctggtaaactcgcaagattcatttttctcaccatgtacatccAAAATAGactatgttgtttctctgtgtcatatcatAGAAGTGTCATATCATAGAAGTTTCTGTGTGTCTATATGCATAGGGgttttttgtcatgtttatgtagtgcatattggaggtggtgaccctttgagagttgtaagcaatgaaatttcatttaaatgtacgctgattagtgtacatttaaagttacaataaagttattctaagatgAGCCCACTTTTTCTTCAGAAACTATCATTTGGGTTTTAGTTTTGCACAAGAGATAAAACAATTGCTTCATAACCCATTTAAATTCATTTCATCTTATTATTTGTAGGGATGAAATATCCAGTTGTTGTTAGAAATTCAGAGGTAAGAATCATTCCTTTCAATTTTTTGAATACATATATTGGGACTTctggtattttttttacttactaaACCTTCCTCtgtccttccgtcgcgagcttaagacgcatttattcatctgtgcaggactggcttagattttagattttaaatttagattttaaatttatagatttttaaatttacaggggtttaaatttggttttaagattttatttttaatatttggcattagaataagttttttaatagttattttaactgtatataaatgttttatgtgcctgtgaaccgccctgagtccttcgggagatagggcggtatacaaatttgaataaataaataaataaataaataaacataaaaaagatttttaccttaACTGCTGCTTTAGTAAGTTAATACTttagttatttttatattatactcAGCTTAGAATGCTGATTTGTATATTAGTTTAATTCACAGAGTTTTTGcagcaaaaaaaacccaggaagatGTAGAATATTAAGGTAAAAATGACATATACAGTGATGCCTATACAGAATTgattaataatttattaacaaAGCACCATCAGCATCTGCTTTATATAATAACAGAAATATATTCCAAGGTCTTTGAACATAACTTTGATATAAAAAAATGAAGGTTATTATACCTGTGTATGTTATTTTTCAGCCATCTGTGCTTTCATTTTCAATACATCTTCCAAGTTCATCAGTAAGGAAATCTGTGAACTGAATTAATAGACAAAAGAGCATTCAAGGTTGAGGGAAAAGAAGAGTGTAATGTTTAGGTTacttaaatcagaggtctccaaccttggcaattttaagcctggcagacttcaagggaattctgggagttgaagtccgcgatgcttaaagttgccaaggttggagacctctactTAAATGACAAATACATACTAAAAAATAGTTGATGGAGGTTTTCCTTAACCTTTCTATATAGAAAAGCAAACATAATTTTTAATATctgaaaatatttgataaacataATAACCATATTACAAAGCATTACAAAGGCAGTTCTAGtagtttttacaaaaatataaagTTCTAACTGTGCCTGTTCATTAATTGCTTAAAGCTTCTCATTCCCCGAAAAGCTCTGACTTCAAATGCAAGTATCAAATGTCATGTGGAGTTGCTGGACATCTGGCCTTTTCCATTGgctaaggcagtgatggtgaacttttcaGGCACCAAGTACCCAAACCggaatgtgcatgcatgcgcacaggagcaccggaaacctgaagaccagctagccagcatgcacatttttggctggttttttgcccattttcaggctgttttcttggCCATTTTCGAGGCTGTTTTTGGcccggaaaatggccaaaaaacgggccagaaaatggccaaaaacatttttggcccaaaaaatggcctggaaaactgCCTGGAAAAGGCCCAGAAAAGGCCCTggaaaatggccagaaaaacagccattttggccatttttcaggctgttttctggcactCCAGTGcccgcaaagaccagctagccggcacatcggaaaccagaagaacagctggtgaCGGCGCAcaggcccacagagagggctctaaatgccatagattcgccatcaagGGCTAAGGTATCATTTGTTTGGCCAGACTAGCTTTCTCCAAAAGTTATTTCTATTCCCAAAAGACCTATCTTTGATTTGAGCTTCTATTTCAGAgcaaaaaaaatcccttcctgTCCTGGTTTTAGGTCAGTTCAGACATAAGGAGCAGCATTGGAGGAAATGGAACACAGAGGAAATATCTTTGGGAATTATTTACTTTTGAGATTGTGTTAGGTATATTATAGCTGAGGTAAATTTGTGCTCCTTTTGTCACAGGGGAAAGAAATCCGATGCCGACATCTTGTGTCCTGTGCAGGACTTTACTCAGATAGACTCTCCCAGATCAGTGGCTGTGACCCAGAGCCCCGCATTGTGCCTTTTCGTGGAGATTATTTGGTGCTGAAGCCAGAGAAGTGCTATTTAGTTAGAGGAAACATTTATCCGGTATATCATTTTTCAGTACTTTCACTTATTGGTCGGAAGGAAGTAAAGCCTGAGGGATTTTAGGGATTACTATTATTGCAAAAAGTTCTTTAAACTTTAATAGCCTGCAAAGTGTCTCAGTTCCATTTCCAGATCACTGCCACATATTTTCCTTTACTctgcctttctttaaaaaaatccttttaaaaaaattgttatgtGTAATTGAAATGGGCCACTTAGGCCTTGATTCCAACACCTTGATTCATGCAGGAATCCAAGTCTATATTGATGTTTTCCAAGCATTCCTTAGAGTTTATACAATGGTAGGTGGCCATCTCACTTCTGTTTAAACATATCCAATGAAAAAAGAGCCACTATCTCTTTGGAAAATAGACTCCATTTATTCTCCATATCTCTATACAATTAAATGGGAACTGTTTTGTTTAACTGCTTTATAGTTTGTGCATAGGTGATACAGACATTCAGTACTTTCCTACCTCAAATAAATTTTGATTTAGGACATGTTCCGTGTGTTTTGATATGACAGGTACCTGATCCCCGTTTCCCCTTTTTGGGCATTCATTTTACCCCACGGATGGATGGTAGTGTCTGGCTTGGGCCTAATGCAGTCCTTGCATTTAAACGAGAGGGCTACAGATTTTATGACTTTAGCATTCAAGATTTTATAGATGCAGCTGCTTACAGGTAATCTTTTCCAATTAGTATGCCCACTCTCGTTTTTCTGTTACTTGAGTATTCGTGAGCATTGCAAGAAGCCTTCTATTGCTTGCAGTGGGAAATGTAGGAGAGGACTGAGAGTATGGTTcaattcatttagaatagaatagaatagaatagaattttattggccaagtgtgattggacacacaaggaatttgtcttggtgcatatgctctcagtgtacataaaagaaaagatacgttcatcaaggtacaacatttacaacacaattgatgatcaatatatcaatataaatcataaggattgccagcaacaagttatagtcatacagtcataagtggaaagagattggtgatgggaactatgaaacgattaatagtagtgcagattcatttTGTAAGTAATATTGTGTTTAGGAATGTTGGGAGAAAAAGCAAATGCAAATATTGACCCTATAAAAACTGATAGTTCAGTAGAACCATTTCTATCATCTGAAGAAACATAAGTGGCAggcgaaaaacaaaaaaaatgataagattgcttatttatttaacaaaaataaaaatgttttactagataaaaatgaactaaaatcatatttttattcAAAGCAATTAGAAAAATAACCAATTTTAGGGCATCTCAACAATGTAAAAATGTACTTAATCAGATATGTAAAGTGAAAACCAGCAGAATAATTAAAGACTTAAATCAAGTTGACATATATTAATCCCAGTGCAGTATTTCTTAGCTACAGCATTAAAATGACTTTGTTACTACTGATTTCATTCCTTCAGTGTAATTGGGATGTGATTATTAGTTTGTACTTTTAGTTGTTTGCATCTGATCTGTcaacacacacagacatatacatttatttactatatttatatattgatgtTTTCCAAGCTCTCCTTAGAGTTTATACAATTATGGACGATGAGAGAATTTAACCTGAGCCAACCAGTTCGCAATAAActgctctctttttttctcccagtGGCTTATGGAAACTAGTGCTAAAGAATTTTTCATATGGGATGGGTGAAATGTACAGAGCATGTTTTCTAAATGCCCAATTGAAGCAGCTGCAAAGAATCATCCCTGAAGTTACCATCAATGATAttcagaggtaaaaaaaaaaattgctgagatGTCTAGAatggatttcccccccaccttggTTGAATACGTTTAAGAATTTTGAAGAAACAGCTCCATGATAAAGAAGTCACACCAGAAAAAGGCATTTGATGAAAACTAGTCCAACATAGCTGCCTCTCCTCTTTTCTGCTACTCCCATGAGATTCAAAATTATGGTGCATATTTCCCCTCTGTTTCTTAGTCAAATAGATGTACTCCATGAGttataaccatttgttcagcaactgtttgaagttatggtgGCACAGAATGACTGGTTCTTATTCCTTGAAGTTAACGGCTGTTGCACtgaccctgcagtcatgtgattaaagTTTGGTCACTTGGCATCCCACCTGCCCATACGACCACAGGGATGACTCATTTCCCTCCCACttatctccccctctccccaatCTGTGTCCTTCTGGTCCTCTGCACTCCACATTTCTTGCCATTCTGTGCTCCATCATTGTAAGAGAGAAACTGGCAGAGCCAGGGAAGAAATCAAATGAGGAATCagtttagaccagtggtagtcgacctggtccctaccgccctctagtgggcattccagctttcatggtgggcggttggggttttgtccaatactgaagcactttccttttttttaacttaattgactttttaaaaaattgtcatagcattatttaaaaacattttcattaggttttcataaaattccccgtgacaatttaaatttctgaaaatatactatttgtatcgcccatgcataagtttagttcatgttacgtaagtaaaactaaatggcgctatagtgcaactgcaaacaaaagagcctcttcCCAGAATAGctggcgcatctccccccacaccacccagctgtaacagacaagcagagctggtagccggtgcccctccccccaaacctactttataaatcaccattactgtggaactggtggccggttagaaaattttactactaacagagatacaaaagtgggcagtaggtataaaaagattgactaccccggtTTAGACTCTCTAGGCAGTCACAAGAGAACAAAGTCCAACCTCCCTTTGAATATTGTTGAAATGTTGAAACCAGGGTGCAAACCATTAGTTCAGAAGATTGCTTAGGCT
It encodes the following:
- the L2HGDH gene encoding L-2-hydroxyglutarate dehydrogenase, mitochondrial, whose protein sequence is MIPAWIRAVGGAWRPSWSGGRAMPSRPLSADNGRRRSTFDVVIIGGGLVGLASARELSLRHPSLVFAVLEKEKELALHQSGHNSGVIHSGIYYTPGSLKAKLCVEGAVLCYEYCDQKGIPYKQCGKLIVAVEHEEIPRLKALYERGTQNNVRGLKLISPKEIQAKEPYCRGLMALDSPYTGIVNYRQVALAYAEDFQTAGGTVWTEFEVDHMDMAKESAEGSKEGMKYPVVVRNSEGKEIRCRHLVSCAGLYSDRLSQISGCDPEPRIVPFRGDYLVLKPEKCYLVRGNIYPVPDPRFPFLGIHFTPRMDGSVWLGPNAVLAFKREGYRFYDFSIQDFIDAAAYSGLWKLVLKNFSYGMGEMYRACFLNAQLKQLQRIIPEVTINDIQRGPAGVRAQALDSGGNLIDDFVFDSGTGDIAARILHVRNAPSPAATSSLAIAKMIANEVEQRFEL